CGAAGCCGCACAGGTTCGATGGCCTGCGGACGAGAGGGGCTCAGGGGCGACCTACCGCAGCCCGGTGTTCTGGAAATCGAGGAGATGGAGCGGGTGAAGGGAATCGAACCCTCGTCGTAAGCTTGGGAAGCTTCTGCTCTACCATTGAGCTACACCCGCCTTGCCTGTCGCCTACCGCACGGCGCAGGACAGGTCAAGCCTCAGCGCAGGCCCATCTCCGCCAGGGCGGCGGCGATGGCGGGGGGCAGCGGCTCCTCGCTGGCGCGCCCCTCGGGCAGGTCGGGCGGGGCATCGCCCGGGGCCAGATAGCGCCATCCCTGGAAGGGCCGTCGCGGCACCGCCGCCACCCGCACTAGATCGCGGTCCAGCACCAGGCCGCAGCGCAGGATTCCGTCCGCGCCCTCGACCCGGTCCAGCGCCAGGATCCGCTGGCGGGCCAGCATCACCCCCTTGAACACCCAATAGATCGAGCCGCCCTCCAGCAGTTCGGTCTCGCGCTTTGGCCACATGCGGGTGACATGCATCGCGGGGGCGTCCCCGAACCGGCGCTGCCAGACGGCCAGATCCTCGGGCCCCTCGGCGCCCACGCACAGCTTCATCAGGTTCAGCACCACGACCCCTCCCGCCCCGTCCTTGCCCCGCCCAACGCGGCAGACCGGCCCTTCGGCTTCTTCTTCACGTAAATATCCCCGCCGGAGGCATCCGGCCGCGACGCCGGCCCGCCCGTCGGGATCACAGCACCATGTCGTCGCGATGAACCAGCGCGGCGCGGCCCGGATAACCCAGGATCGCCTCGATCCGCGCCGAGTGCTGGCCCGCGATCAGCCGTGCCTCGTCGGCGGTATAGCGGATCAGCCCGACCGCCATCCGACCGCCGTCGGGGCCCACGATGGCCACCGGATCGCCGCGCCCGAACGCGCCCTCGACCCCGGTTACGCCCGCTGGCAGTAGCGACTTGCCGCGCCCCAGGGCCAGCGCGGCCCCCGCATCGATGCCGACCGTGCCCTTGGGCTTCATCGCCGCGATCCAGCGCTTGCGGGCCAGCTGCGGGTCGGCCTCGGGCAGGAACCAGCTGGTCCGCGCGCCCTCGGCCACCGCCGTCAGCGGGCGCAGGACCGAGCCCTCGGCGATGGCCATGGCGCAGCCGCCCGCCACGGCGGTGCGCGCGGCCATCAGCTTGGTCTTCATCCCGCCCTTGGACAGGCCCGAGACCGGATCGCCGCCCATCGCCTCGATCTCGGGCGTGATCGCCGCGATCAGGGGCAGGTGGCGGGCGGTCGGGTCAGTCTTGGGGTTGGCAGTATAAAGCCCGTCCACATCCGACAGCAGCAGCAGCTGGTCGGCGCCGCAAGTCACTGCGATCTGCGCGGCCAGACGGTCGTTGTCGCCAAACCGGATCTCGTCGGTGGCGACCGTGTCGTTCTCGTTCACGATGGGCACGACGCCAAGGCCCAGCAGGGTCTGCATCGTGGCGCGGCTGTTCAGATAGCGGCGGCGGTCGGCGCTGTCCTCCAGGGTCAGCAGCACCTGCGCGGTGATGACGCCATGCGGGGCCAGAGCCTCCTCATAGGCGCGGGCCAGGCGGATCTGGCCTACGGCGGCCGCCGCCTGCGCCTGTTCCAGCGGCAGCGCACCGCCCGGCAGGCCCAGCACCCGCCGCCCAAGCGCGATGGACCCGGAACTGACCAGCACCACGTCACAGCCCCGCGCCCGCCACGCGGCCACATCGTCGCACAAGCCCCGCAGCCAGTCGCCGCGCAGCCCCTCGGGGCCCACCAGCAGCGCCGAGCCGATCTTGACGACCAGCCGGCGCGCGGCGGCCAGATCGGGCGCCGCCTGAGGGATCAGGGCTGCCATGCCGCCTCGGACTGTTCGGGGGGCGGCGTGCGCGACGGCTCGATCTGGGTCCACAGCGCGCGCAGAACCTCGGTCACGCCGGTCCGGGCGACTCCGGACATCAGCAGGACCGGGTGGCCCAGCTCGGCCTCCAGCG
Above is a window of Paracoccus liaowanqingii DNA encoding:
- a CDS encoding DUF1489 family protein; the protein is MKLCVGAEGPEDLAVWQRRFGDAPAMHVTRMWPKRETELLEGGSIYWVFKGVMLARQRILALDRVEGADGILRCGLVLDRDLVRVAAVPRRPFQGWRYLAPGDAPPDLPEGRASEEPLPPAIAAALAEMGLR
- the proB gene encoding glutamate 5-kinase — its product is MAALIPQAAPDLAAARRLVVKIGSALLVGPEGLRGDWLRGLCDDVAAWRARGCDVVLVSSGSIALGRRVLGLPGGALPLEQAQAAAAVGQIRLARAYEEALAPHGVITAQVLLTLEDSADRRRYLNSRATMQTLLGLGVVPIVNENDTVATDEIRFGDNDRLAAQIAVTCGADQLLLLSDVDGLYTANPKTDPTARHLPLIAAITPEIEAMGGDPVSGLSKGGMKTKLMAARTAVAGGCAMAIAEGSVLRPLTAVAEGARTSWFLPEADPQLARKRWIAAMKPKGTVGIDAGAALALGRGKSLLPAGVTGVEGAFGRGDPVAIVGPDGGRMAVGLIRYTADEARLIAGQHSARIEAILGYPGRAALVHRDDMVL